CGATAGCGAGGCGCCGTCCGGCAACTGGACGACGACGATCGCATAGCCCTGGTCGAGCGACGGAATGAAACCGCGCGGCACCGTCTGAACCATATAGACAGTGGCGTAGATGAGGGCCGCGAAAACGGCCAGCGTGGCGGCGATCGCTATTCGCGAGCCGACCAGCACGCGCACGATGCTCGAATACCAATGGGCGACCTTGTCGAAGCCGCGATTGAAGCCGTCGGCGAGCGCCCGTCCGAACCGCGCCAGGAAAAAGCGCGGCGGCGCCGCAGCAGTGTGGTGCGGCTTGAACAGCAGCGCGGCCAAGGCCGGCGAGAGCGTCAGCGAATTGAATGCCGAGATCGCCGTCGACACCGCGATGGTGATCGCAAACTGCAGGTAGAACTGCCCGGAAATGCCGGGAATGAAGGCTGTCGGCACGAACACCGCTATCAGCACCAGCGAGATCGCGATGACCGCCGTTCCGACTTCGTCCATGGTCAGGTGCGACGCCGGATTGGGCGCCAGCCCGCTGGCGATATTGCGCTCGACGTTCTCGACCACGACGATCGCATCGTCGACGACGATGCCGATGGCCAGCACGAGGCCGAACAGCGTCAGCATGTTGAGGGAGAAGCCGGCGGCGTAAAGCACCGCCAGCGTGCCGATCAGCGACACCGGGATCGCCACGATCGGCACGATCGCCATGCGCCACGATTGCAGGAAGACGATGATGACGATGATGACCAGCACCATCGCCTCGAGGATCGTCTTGTAGACCTCCTGGATCGACTCGGCGACGAACTCGGTCGGATTGTAGACGATGTCGTAGCTCAACCCCTTCGGGAAGTCCTGGGAAAGCTCCTTCATCTTGTCCTGGATCTCCGCGGCTGCGGCGAGCGCATTGGTGCCTGGCCGCTGGAAGATGGCGAGCGCCACCGCCGGTTTGCCGTTGAGATAAGAGTTGGTGACGTAATCCTTGGCGCCGAGCTCGATGCGCGCCACGTCCTGCAGCTGGATCAGGCGGCCGTCTTCGGCCGATTTGACGATCACGTATCGGAAGTCGCGTGCGTCGTTGAAGCGGCCTTGCGTGGTGACCGTGTACTGGAACGCCGTGCCGGTATTGGTCGGCGGCGCGCCGATGGAGCCGCCCGACACCTGGACGTTCTGGTCGCGCAGCGCCTGCACCACATCGCCCGAGGTCATCCCCAGGGCGGACAGTTTTTCCGGATCGAGCCAGATGCGCAGCGAATATTCGCGTTCGCCAAAGATGATGAGGTCGCCAACGCCGTCCAACCTGAGCAATATGTCGCGCACCCGCGAGCGGGCGTAGTTCGAGACGTAGAGCTGGTCGTAGGTATTGTCGGGCGACAGCATGTGCACGACCATCATCAGGTCGGGCGAGCTCTTGATGGTGGTGATGCCGAGGCGGCGGACTTCTTCGGGCAGGCGCGGCTCGGCGACCGAGACGCGGTTCTGTACCAGCACCTGCGCCTGGTCGAGATCGGTGCCCAGCTTGAAGGTGATGGTCAGCGCCATCGCTCCGTCGCCGGACGAATAGGACGACATGTAAAGCATGCCCTCGACGCCGTTGATCTCCTGCTCGATCGGCGTTGCCACCGTCGCTGCGACCGTCTCGGCGTCGGCGCCCGGGTACTGGGCGCGAACGACGATGGTCGGCGGCGCGATCTCGGGATATTGCGCGATCGGCAGCTGGGTATAAGCAATCCCGCCGAGGATCAGGAGGACGATCGAAACCACCGATGCGAAGATCGGACGGTCGACGAAGAAATGGGCGAACCTCATTGCTGCAACCCGGCGGTCTCGACCTTGGGCGGCAACGTCACCATCTCGACTTTCACCTTGGTGCCGGGCCTGGCGTGCATCAGCCCGTTGACGATGATCGTCTCGTCGCCGGTCAGGCCCGCGCGGATCACCCGGTAGCCGTCGAGAAGCGGGCCGGTGCGCACGGGCTTCGCCGACACCATCCCGGCCTCATCCACCAGGTACACGATGCGGCGATCCTGATCGGCGCCGACCGCCTCGTCGGGCACCAGGACGCCGCTATGCGGCAGCGACCCCGGCACGTTGATGCGCCCGAACATGCCTGGCTGGAGAACGCCGTCGGCGTTGGCAAACCTTGCACGCACCCGCATGGTGCCGGTCGCGTTGTCGATCCGGTTCTCGGCAAAATCGAGCTTGCCCTTGAATACCGCCTCCGCGCGGTCGGCGACGCGAACCACCACCTCGAGCCCGCCGGCGCCTTCCTGCATGCTGCCGCCGCGCTCCTTCGCGTCGCGTGCGTAGCTGAAATACAGGCGCTCATCGACGTCGAAATAGAAGTCGATCGGATCGCGCGTGACGATAGTCGTCAGCAAGGTGGAATC
This region of Mesorhizobium sp. C432A genomic DNA includes:
- a CDS encoding multidrug efflux RND transporter permease subunit, which gives rise to MRFAHFFVDRPIFASVVSIVLLILGGIAYTQLPIAQYPEIAPPTIVVRAQYPGADAETVAATVATPIEQEINGVEGMLYMSSYSSGDGAMALTITFKLGTDLDQAQVLVQNRVSVAEPRLPEEVRRLGITTIKSSPDLMMVVHMLSPDNTYDQLYVSNYARSRVRDILLRLDGVGDLIIFGEREYSLRIWLDPEKLSALGMTSGDVVQALRDQNVQVSGGSIGAPPTNTGTAFQYTVTTQGRFNDARDFRYVIVKSAEDGRLIQLQDVARIELGAKDYVTNSYLNGKPAVALAIFQRPGTNALAAAAEIQDKMKELSQDFPKGLSYDIVYNPTEFVAESIQEVYKTILEAMVLVIIVIIVFLQSWRMAIVPIVAIPVSLIGTLAVLYAAGFSLNMLTLFGLVLAIGIVVDDAIVVVENVERNIASGLAPNPASHLTMDEVGTAVIAISLVLIAVFVPTAFIPGISGQFYLQFAITIAVSTAISAFNSLTLSPALAALLFKPHHTAAAPPRFFLARFGRALADGFNRGFDKVAHWYSSIVRVLVGSRIAIAATLAVFAALIYATVYMVQTVPRGFIPSLDQGYAIVVVQLPDGASLSRTDAVIQQASQIIQKTPGVDYAVAFAGFSGATFTNASNAGVIFARFKPFDERLEAGQSATQVIGNLFGSLQSIKEAFIIALPPPPIRGVGNAGGFKLQIQERNSADMRQILALAYEIAGKANKTAGLTGVFTTFSASSPQFFLAIDRDKARILNVPIPNIFETLSINLGTAYVNDFNAFGRVYQVRAQADQAFRLDRADILKLKVRSATGALVPLGTLIEIRDVTGPALVQRYNMYVSVPLQGNAAPGVSTGDALAEMEAITAQTLPAGTSYEWTELAYQERNTGNAAVYIFGLSVLFVFLALAAQYESWVLPFAIVLVVPLGVLAALLGVSFRGLDNNILVQIGLIVLIGLAAKNAILIVEFARQAQERGLSAAEAAVEACRLRLRPILMTAFSFILGVVPLMIATGPGAEMRQSLGTAVFSGMLGVTFVGLFLTPVFYVTLRSLFSRRKPHAEAESSAPAEVPSETAAE
- a CDS encoding efflux RND transporter periplasmic adaptor subunit; protein product: MAFSSNAFAQDQQLPVVTAAKPVVREIVEDDEFVGRFEAVDEVAIRSRVSGYLDKISFQDGALVNKGDLLFTIDQRPYQAAYDAAKSQVDVAKSLLEFSKMQLDRADELAKTGNISAATVDDRRREYLSAQAQMQGATAALTTANLNLEFTEIKAPLSGRIDRRLVSVGNLVQPDSTLLTTIVTRDPIDFYFDVDERLYFSYARDAKERGGSMQEGAGGLEVVVRVADRAEAVFKGKLDFAENRIDNATGTMRVRARFANADGVLQPGMFGRINVPGSLPHSGVLVPDEAVGADQDRRIVYLVDEAGMVSAKPVRTGPLLDGYRVIRAGLTGDETIIVNGLMHARPGTKVKVEMVTLPPKVETAGLQQ